Proteins from one Chiloscyllium punctatum isolate Juve2018m chromosome 4, sChiPun1.3, whole genome shotgun sequence genomic window:
- the LOC140475992 gene encoding EEF1A lysine methyltransferase 3-like → MTTASSSQNSNNDDDDAMDKIQPSTYYMNQNNFAFCGYCLKIARNTSANLGVSAYVWDAGVALCRYFEKENISFTGKKVIELGSGTGIVGMLATLLGGNVTFTDQPNALQQIEHNITINIPAACRHRINVRPLIWGEDHIRFTNEYDFILGSDLVYSSASYSSLIRTLHYLAHPDTIIYLASAFRKGNGSLSFHDVLLPVYFKCLVVDKLADKDITVYKMTKIGRGPEDWFLM, encoded by the exons ATGACCACCGCTAGTTCCTCGCAGAATTCCAACAACGACGACGACGACGCCATGGACAAGATTCAGCCCTCGACCTATTACATGAATCAGAACAATTTCGCGTTCTGCGGCTACTGCTTAAAGATCGCTCGGAACACGAGCGCAAACCTGGGGGTGTCTGCTTATGTCTGGGACGCG GGTGTTGCTCTTTGCCGCTACTTTGAGAAGGAGAACATTAGTTTCACTGGGAAGAAAGTGATTGAGCTGGGATCGGGCACTGGAATAGTGGGAATGCTAGCAACATTGCTAG GTGGAAATGTTACCTTTACAGATCAGCCGAACGCACTGCAGCAGATAGAACACAACATCACCATCAACATCCCTGCTGCCTGTAGACACCGTATAAATGTCCGCCCCCTGATTTGGGGTGAAGACCACATTAGATTTACCAACGAGTATGATTTCATTCTGGGTTCGGATCTTGTTTACAGCTCAGCTTCGTACTCCTCACTGATCAGAACATTGCATTATCTCGCTCATCCAGATACCATCATCTACCTGGCTTCCGCCTTCCGAAAAGGAAATGGCTCCCTATCTTTTCACGACGTGCTTTTACCCGTGTACTTTAAATGCTTGGTTGTTGACAAGTTAGCGGACAAGGATATTACTGTGTACAAAATGACCAAAATTGGAAGAGGTCCTGAGGACTGGTTCCTAATGTAA